A stretch of DNA from Chanos chanos chromosome 11, fChaCha1.1, whole genome shotgun sequence:
tgtgtgcgtgcgtgcgtgtgcgtatgtgtatgcgtgcgtgtgcgtgcgtgcgtgtatgtgtgcgtgtgcgtatgtatatgtgtatgtgcgtgcatgtgtgtgtgcgcgtgtgtgtgcgtgtgcgtatgtatgtgtgtgtgtgcgtgcgtgtatgtgtgcgtgtgcgtgcgtgtatgtgtgcgtgtgcgtatgtatgtgtgtgtgtgtgtgcgtgtgtgtatgtgtgcgtatgtatatgtgtgtgtgtgcgtatgtatatgtgtgtgtgcgtgtgcgtatgtatgtgtgtgtgtgcgtgtgcgtatgtatatgtgcatgtgcgtgcgtgtatgtgtgcgtatgtatatgtgtgtgtgtgcatatgtatatgtgtatgtgtgcgtgtgcgtgtgcgtgtgtgtgtgtgcgtgcatgtgcgtatgtatgtgtgcgtgtgtgtgtgcgtatgtgtgcgtgtgtgtgtgtgcgtatgtgtgcgtgcgtgtgtgtgtgtatgtatgtgtgcgtgtgtgtgtgtgcgtatgtgtgcgtgtgtgtgtgtgcgtatgtgtgcgtgtgtgtgtgtgcgtatgtgtgcgtgtgtgtgtgtgcgtatgtgtgcgtgtgtgtgtgtatgtgtgcgtgcgcgtatgtatgtgtgtgtgtgtgcgtatgtatgtgtgcgtgtgtgtgtgtatgtgtgcgtgtgtgtgcgtgtgtgtgtgtgtgtgcgtatgtatatgtgtgtgtgtgtgtgcgtgcgtgtgcgtatgtgtgtgtgtgcatgtgtgcgtgtgcgtgtgtgtgtgtgtgtgcgtgtgcgtgtgcgtgtgtgcgtatgtgtgtgtgtgtgtgcgtatgtatgtgtgcgtgtgtgtgtgtgtgtgtgtgtatgtgtgcgtgtgtgtgtgtgtgtgtgcatacgtgtgtagACAGAGAGAAGCCACCAGTGCTTGTACTCAGAGattcttctcttttatttgGCTTCAGTCACGACGGATGAAGGACGGCCGACAGACAGCAAAATCAGATTATAATCCCATCTCTGTTTTAGTGACATGTATTCaaaaggcatgttttttttaaaaaacaaaagacagattCCATCAGAACAACACATTCATATAAGGCGTCTATACAGCTGTGGTAattatgaatattcatttcATAACTGAATAAGTGACTACACGTTGACTTTTATGCTTGGCAGACGGGTAGCGTTACCTTCggctttttttaattttttttttttccgaagtCGTTTTTCCGACGTCTTGACCCGTTTCTCTTGGACCCCAATAAACGCAGACCTACTGATGCCCAGCACTGCAGACTGACTGGGATCGTGGACAGTAAGTGGAATCAGATGTGAGAGCAATGAGAAAAAGCAGGTGTTTGCTGGATCCTGCGGGAATGCACCGTGACTGGCACTCTTCTGTGTCCAAAACTATTTCCActgggttctctctctttctttaaaactGTCTGGTTGGCCGGGaagtacattaaaacaaacagaacagaaaaaaacaacagcaacaaaaaaaaaaaaaaacatctggctTTTTCCAACATGAAGTGACTTAGTCATTTGCTGACTGGATAATCCATGAAAATATACACGCATAAATATAAAGAATATCATAAAATAGTGATGTctacaatgacaaaaatgaataggACAGGAAGAGCTATAATGGGGATCGCACTACGTATCAgggttaaagaaaaacaaaaaatatatatatttatatatatacacacacacatatatgggaACACTAAGCTAGTGTGACGGCCGACTTTCCACTTGATTGTCTCTTACGACACATTGCGTCCGACTCTAAAAACTGTCACGAGTAAACAGTTCCTGTCTTCAAACGCAGCAGTCTGGGCAGACGTGTCCCGGCTGGGCGTGGTTTACACAACCAGAAGGACATGACACGGGGGGGTCGTGAACTGTGCTGGTGAGGTTGGTTTTggttggcgggggggggggtggtggtgagggGTGTGGGAGTCCTACGTTAACCAAAAGCGTGTGTATGTCAGAGAGGGGTTTGTGTAATTCAGAGTCAGCCAAAGCTGAAAAACTGCCTCCCTCCTCAGTaacggcagaaaaaaaaaaaaacgaccttTTGATTCAGCCCtgcaagagaacaaaaaaaaaaaacgagacaaAACTTCAGAAATACAGCTGAAATAATCTGCACTGAATCAAAAGAGGAAATCCACACGCCCAGAGACGAGCATAAAGAGTAGAGCTAACAGCATGTTTCAGATGAAGCTCTTCAGAAGCACCGACTCCTCTCATTTCAAAGTGTGTGGGGTATTTCTGCCCTGTAGGCTTTTAAAGAATATATATAACAGCCTAAGTGTTGGTTTCTGGGTTGCTGGCTGTTGTCTGGGGTCGACTGTCGGGCGTGTCTCCGGGCCATACTCACCGTGGTTGCCGTGGCGGGAGCATTGCCGCTGTAGCCGAACAGGTTCTTGTAGCgtcctttctcctccttctgtttctcgCGGAGACGCTCCTCCAGGCCTCGCAGCTCCTTGGCCACGGAGGACGCCAGCGTGGGGTCCAGCTCCATCACTCTGGCAAAGTCCGCCCTGGCCTCCGCCTCGTTCCAGACGGCGGCGTGGGCTTTGCCGCGCTTGAAATACGCCTTCACGTTAtctgagagagacggagaaagaggaagacatcCTCACTGAGGGTCAAGTGTGGGTCACGCATGTGTAAACAAACGGTTCGGGTGTCGGACGGGCGGGTATTAATCCTTTTTTTACACGGTGGGTGTTATCTTTGTTTCCTGAAGAACGATCATTTAACGCTTCATACAAAGTATGTTCTGACAGACAGTGTCTCATCTCTAGGCCTGTACACTGATTAGAATATTTCTATTCAGGACTTGGCACAGGGATTATAATCTACAGGCTAAATTAAGTGTACGTGTCACCTCCAGGCCGGAAAGCCTTAGGGTCTCAAGCACTGGAATAAGGAAGCGCTGCTCTGAATGCAGTTTTTGACATGAGAGAAAGGACAAAACAGCCTTTGAAGGGGCAGCAGAAATGACCAGTTAGATTTAACCATCATGATAGTCTGTGTAAAATGAACCAGGGTCAGCACTATTAATACCCATCTGGTCTGAGCAGATCTGTTTGAGATGGCCTGTGGAAAAGGTTAAGGGTATCGTGTGTGGATTAGGCCTAAAATGACATAACTTGTGACTCACCTCCATACTTGTTGATGAGGGACGAGCAGTGGTCCAGAACCTCATAGTACTGACCCTGGATCAGTTTGCACTGGCAGTAGTTGAGTAGGAGCGGAGTGATCATCTGGTCCAGTTTAATCCAGTTCTCATCACCGGGACGCTCctaacagaaaagagagaggaactcaGGTTTACCTAATCTCTCAGCTCAAACATTCTGCTTTCTGATTTACCTAATGCAACTTTTTCTGTCCTACACGCAGAATTTATGCAtgttcttcagagagagaaattcaaactCCTATACTTGTCAGTGTTATTATTTTAGGCCCGTTGCATAATACCAACatctctgctgttttgtttctcattctgccaaagtctctctcaggtcttctctctctgtgacttacCCTCACCATATTAGAGCAGTTACGTGGTGATTAACATTCAGCCTTGTTAAAACATTTGGAGAGGCCTGAGCTTGGGTTTGATTCGTTAAAACAGTAAAACCCACAGCGTATGTAGGCCTTTCCTCAGTGTCTGTATAAACACACCTGACAGAGCTACTCACAGACCTGCATCTGATCCGCAGTGTCATATgtcacacacattaacacaagcatacacattaacacaagCATACATGTATTAGTATGTATGTACGGTTGGAgcaaaaaaaacgacaacaacataAACTGAGGCTCTGCAGGAAGATGTATGACCACAGCTGGCCCACATGGAAACAAAATGTCAACAGAACATTGAGAAATGACAATAACCATATGAATGTTCACTGTGGTTATGACAATAACCATATGAATGTTCACTGTGGTTATGACAATAACCATATCAATGTTCACTGTGGTTATGACAATAACCATATGAATGTTCACTGTGGTTACGACAATAACCATATGAATATTAACTGTGGTTATGCTTGCTGAGCCTGACCTTCATCTGTAGGTTTTTCAGGCAGGCGATGGCACTGTAGTATTTTTCGGCGGCTGCGGCGATATCTCCGCTCTTATAGAGCGCGTTCCCCTCTTCGTGGATCTGTGGCACAGCCTCCAGCTTCTCCTTGTCCGTCATGGCCCAGGTCTCCAACTGGAAAGACCCCGGGGGCAGAACCTACGGACGAGAGACGCAAATGAATTACCCCTCAACACGCCATCGCTGCAAAGCATTAGGAAAACCCCAGCGCCTGAAGGAACGCCACGCCATGCTGACCAGGAGTAAGGTCAGCGGAAacgtccagaaaaaaaaaaaaacaccagacagacagggggTCAAAAAATCTGCCGTGCATTTGTCTGTGACATAAACACAAAGCATTCAGTTCAGCACTGTGCATTCAGTGACGAACTGTCACAGCACTGATTCAAACCATGCGAACGGGGTTTCCCAAAGCACCTCACAGGGGTCATCTACCGTATATTACACCACAGGTGCTGGTGTCTCACACTTATGTTGTTTACTTTCACACAAGTGGACAAGAGGAAAGCCGTCTACCGGTCATACAACAGTAATGCCCATTAACTGATGGCTTATTACCTCACTGTACACTTAGTTGTACTGAATAAGGATTCATCAAGGagacaaaatgtaaacacaggCTAGATCTCCTAGCAGACCCTTCAGCACAGCCACATCTCATATGAAGGAACCCATCAGGGTGACGACCCAGCGGCTGTCCTCTTACCTCTAGCAGCTCTATGGTGAAGACCAGCGGCTGGGGATTGGCCTGGAGCTGGTCCAGGTCGGCGTGGCCCAGAGAGTGGTGAGAGTGGATCTGGGCGATGCCACAGCAGTGCCTCTGTCCCTCCAGCGGGTCTTTCCCCACGCTGATGTTCCGCAGAGACTGGGAGACCAGCGGGTACAGAGCCGTGTGCTAAAGGGACACAGGGTCAGGAAGACACTCACGGTCAGGACACTCGAGGCCGTTTCGGCCAGGAATACGAGATGAATTCAGTTCAATGCAGTCCTTTTGTTGTCAACGGCAGTTTATGAATTTGACATGAATTTGTGCAGCACTGAAATCTGATGAGGTCCTGAAAGTCAGGAcaggagaccaaaaaaaaaaaagaaagaaggatcTCTTTAATGCTACAAATACTCAGATTTAGTTCAGATTTATCTGGAGAAGGAGTTAGCAGCCATAACAGTGAAATGATTAATTCTGTTATCTTTGGTTCATGCCATAATTTAGAGCCAGCAACTGAAAGGTCATGGGTTTGTGTTAAACAACGAACTATGTACTGATGGGCGTTAAAGTTTCTCACGCTTTTTCCATTGTAGGTTGGCCTATGAGGAGTTAAGTGCATTCTCTTTGATCTGTGCAAGGCCGATCCACTGTTCTTTTCATTACATTCTTCACCTGCCTATGACATAAGGACTGAAGGCCAAAACTCCGCCTCCCCACAGACCTTGACGTCACAGGTGAATTCTGCGACCTCGCCCTCCCTCATGGTGATGACCACGCGCTCCCATACGGCCAGTTTAAACTTCTTGCCCAGGATGAGCTCCATGGGCTTGCTCCGCCCACCCATCGTCCGGGAGTCGTCCAGCACCGCCCCATCGCACAGGCTGGTGCGGTAATGAAACCTCACCTGGGAGTGGAGAGAATTTCCATCAGTGACAGGGCATCCATTCATTCTGCGATTCAGCACTATCCGTGTCCCAGTATCACAGTTACCACATATCAGTATACCTAACCCTATACATACACCATCTGACACATGCTCTGCACATAAACCTTACAGCttcttccacacacactgttcctgATCcaatacatcacacacatacacagcctgaCACAATAGACAATCCTGCAGTCAGCCCAACATACAATAACCACTGTGAATGAAATGCCCACCTTTGATTAAATTTAACTTGGCACTGGCCCACCTATTGCCCTTACAATTCTGTCACAGTGTCACAGTAGATGCTTGACTTATTTTCAATACACGgctgtcttctcttttccctccataAACGTTTTTGTAAGatctttttaaaacatatagtATTTAGTGAGTATATTTGAGACCTGGCTGAGGGCAATGTTTTGTGAGTCTTTTAAGTGAGTCTTTTGTGAATCTTTAAGTGAGCCCGTAGCGAACACACTTTCCCATAGATCACCGAGACACTGATAAACAAGCTGTGAGCAATACTACAGACAACGCAAGTCATCGCTAAAGCAACCCGTTACAATTCCATTGCAACGAGAATCTTACATTCCTTTTCTCGAGCTGGACTAACCGAACGACATCATAAGAGTAAACGGCACCGACGATTTCAGATGAGCGGTTGATAATCGCTGTGTCAAGACACCGAAGTGTTAGCCACCCGTAATGGTCACGAAGACCGTACATGCACAGTTCAGCTAACCTGCTAGTTCTCCGCTCTTCTCCAAATGACTCATTCCAGTGTCAATCAAGAAACCAGCCCAATTACACATCAAGGTGCGTGACGATTGACATAAATTTTAACCAATAACAACGAAGACAGCTCATGCAAACGAGTTTCTATTTAATTGACAGCTACATTACCCAATGATTGGGACGAACGTACAATATAAGCCAATCACAAGACATGAAAACAATCATCCTGTTTAAAGAAACCGCCCTCTTCTTTTACCAGCATCAAATGTCTAACCTAGCTAGCCAGATTGCTAAATCCTTACCAAATCTGAATTTATTATCCAGTCACAGCACAGTTCATTCGTATGAGCCAGTGTCTGTACATTTCGAGAAATCATTCCCTCGTCGCACGAAAGTTAAAGGATAGCAAAATAGTATATGTCTAGCTAGTTAGTTTAGTCAGCCTTAACAATTTGGTAGCTACATTAGCCAACCACACCAGGCGATTGTTCTTCATATAAATTAACGCAGAAAACTACCTGTAAATATATGTCGTTACCTTTGTTCCATCTGGAAAGGTTGAGAGCTCTCCACGTCCAGGAGCGATCACTTTTTTCTGAATACCCTCCGCATTAAGCTTGACTGCTGTTTCCTCCATCCTAGTCTGAAGGCTCAAGCAGTCAGTTTAACTGGAAGTGGAGGGCGTTTATGCACCAGCGACTTCGGAAAACTTCGAGAAAGATCGGAATTTCCGACCGAGAAGTATACCACCGAGTTTGCGTCATCGCCCCTAAAATCCCGACAGTTTTATCATTGTTATTGCTTTGCTACATTGTTCTGATTCCTCCAACACCGCCGCATTTTAAATGCGTATGCAAACGCTTTACTTAAAAGATTTGGGaatatgtttattgtgtgatACAATGAACTGTAAGATGTGAACCACATAGGCCCAACCGGACAATATAAAAATAGGAATAATACAGCTGTTATCCTGACAGTTAATTTGTCACAATTTGGGTAAACTGTTGTTAGTAGGATATTTTCAAACTTCCATCTCTTCGTTTTGTTATTCAGTTTGTAGAAAATGTCTTTACTTTATAGCTATCACAGCTCGACCGCCCAGTCAGTCTTTATCCTTAGGCTAGAGCAACAGCAAAGTTTAACAGAACATTTTCAACTCCACCCTAATATATTAAGTTACAaatcttgtttgtttgatactgagatacaaataaaacagttttggACAAGCCCACGTTGGAAAAAATACATTGCGCAATGAAAACCGCCCTTTTTATTGCTGGTATTTCTTCCATAACTTGGGCGTGCTGATACCAATGACACAACACGCCAGTCTGCCTCCAGCATTCCCGTGCAGGAGACTCCCAGCATCGCCACCCAGGCCCAGATCGTCCTCCTTCTCGTGAACAACCACAGACCTCCCGAGCACCGACAAGCCTCCGTAGAGCGTGGCACTAGAATCCAAGGACTGACGGATTTTTCCGTTTCGAGGGATAAAATTCCCGAAGTCCCCGGGATGGTTTGGGTGGTTCACGCCAAATGGATTGTAATGACCACCAGTAGAGGTGCAGCCCTCACTCAGGTCACCATACTGGTGGATGTGGATAGCACGGGGCTGGACATCGGAGTCCTGGAAACCATGAAGTCTGAAAGACACCCTGAGCTTTTTGCTTGCACCCTCTTGTTTGAAAAGCACCTGCCCGTATATTCGAGGCATGCCAGGTGTCAGCTGGGAGTTGGGTCGCATTTTGCAGGTAGCATAGAGAGATCCGCCGAATTCTTGATGTTCTGGTGGATGAGCTTGAGTTGACCGTTGGTCACCGAGGTGCACGTGGAGACTAAATAATATAGCCACCAGCAACAGGGAACTGTGATAGCTCTTCATTTTGCCTTCCCTACAAGACAAATGAAAAGTCTAACAGGACTGTGACTGTTCACTGTGCAAGCACTCCTAAATTGATATGTTCTAGATTGGTTCAGTCTTTGGCATCCACACCCTCTACTTTGGATCACACCGTTTTAAACTCTGTTCTCCTACACTGTTTACAGAAACTGCATGAGAGCTTAAAAAGTGCCAGCAACTGTAAGACGTGTTTTAAGAGAAAATGTAACAACATcgacaatttaaaaaaatatatataattattaaagaaatacattttgaaaaattgtgGTTCAAGAAATAATTTTATAAGAGAgctaatctttttttgtttgtttgtttctgctccGTAAAGACACTACCTTAGACCTTACCGTTTGGCTACAGTGCGTCATTCAGTCCCCAAAACTTAGGCAATTCATTTTTGTACACAAATGCAAGATGGGTTCAGCTGTTTCTCGCGTAGATGACAGTTATAACATATCACATCTgttgttaaaaaagaaaccgCGTGCTACTATGTCAAGTAAGAGAAAAGAACATTCCCCGTAATATTCTGATGATACGTATCAAAAAATGATACTTGATACTTGATACTTGATATGAAACGCTTGGAATGACCGACAAAACGTGAGAGCTCTTTTAAGCAAATCAGTGCAAAGCTTTTGTGAAATGCTGGCCTACCTTCAAAGGAATTGACTTTCCCCAGATGTATGTTGCAGGCTGATGTGAGGAAAATGATTTAGAGGCTGCCTAGTTATTTAAAGTTGGGATGTCAACGCCCCTTTTGTTCCTGACTTTCATAACCGAATGGCGGAAATAATAAAGGCGTAGGATCAGCCTACTGAGTGCGAAGGTAATTCGCTATGCACGCGAGAAGTAAGAGTCTGAAAACTGTCGTTATTTTGTCCGAAAGTTTTACTCATGGGGATTCCGTTCCTCACGTCAAGGAGGTAAAGCACTACAGGACTACAACAGAGTATCTCCCCTAGACAAATACATGTTGCTATTCAGAATATTAAATGCTATAGAAATGACAATTCTTTGCCTTTGTCAGGTGGTTATGACAGAATCTTTGCAACATCACCAGCAGCCTAGAGACGATCCGTTATCAATTCTTAATGTGATAGCATTGGATCGGAAAGTTTTTGGACGTCTACTTCATACCAGTATGCTCTGTACACAGTCAAACTACAAATGGTGAGCAATATGTTTTTGAAAGAGGTTATACAATAGAAGACGCATTgaagatgagggggaaaaaaagagctgacAGACACAAAACTGTTCATTTGACATGCAATCCTCTTTTTAGGGGCCACGAGTCCGCATTTTACTGACTCCGTGGGCTGCTAATAACGGGGTTATTCAGGATTTCAGGAACGCTTGTCACAACTGGTTCGTGTTGTGGATTGAATTGGATTTGACTGGGGATTCACGGGTAGGCCAAGGTTTTGGTGGTTTACTCTGGGACAGGGTATATCAACATTTTAAAGCTACTGGAAACTCGACAGTTACCCCTGTCCATCATTTGTTGGCATGGCTTCCTCTTGCTGACATGGTTTCATCTGCCATTCGCTCAGTTTTTCCTCCTGAATCCTGAACGTTCCACTGCATTCACCCCACCTCTGTGATAGACTGTTCAGGGCAATCCCCGGAATGCCCTGAACCGCAGATATTCAGCATGGAAAGCGTAGACagaaaaatctttatttaaacATGGATTTGATTGAATGGATTGAATTTGCAAAGATTCAAACAttttactttgctttttttttttcttaaacatgtcacacagaaaa
This window harbors:
- the sod3b gene encoding extracellular superoxide dismutase [Cu-Zn]; protein product: MKSYHSSLLLVAILFSLHVHLGDQRSTQAHPPEHQEFGGSLYATCKMRPNSQLTPGMPRIYGQVLFKQEGASKKLRVSFRLHGFQDSDVQPRAIHIHQYGDLSEGCTSTGGHYNPFGVNHPNHPGDFGNFIPRNGKIRQSLDSSATLYGGLSVLGRSVVVHEKEDDLGLGGDAGSLLHGNAGGRLACCVIGISTPKLWKKYQQ
- the aip gene encoding AH receptor-interacting protein; the encoded protein is MEETAVKLNAEGIQKKVIAPGRGELSTFPDGTKVRFHYRTSLCDGAVLDDSRTMGGRSKPMELILGKKFKLAVWERVVITMREGEVAEFTCDVKHTALYPLVSQSLRNISVGKDPLEGQRHCCGIAQIHSHHSLGHADLDQLQANPQPLVFTIELLEVLPPGSFQLETWAMTDKEKLEAVPQIHEEGNALYKSGDIAAAAEKYYSAIACLKNLQMKERPGDENWIKLDQMITPLLLNYCQCKLIQGQYYEVLDHCSSLINKYGDNVKAYFKRGKAHAAVWNEAEARADFARVMELDPTLASSVAKELRGLEERLREKQKEEKGRYKNLFGYSGNAPATATTG